One Salvelinus namaycush isolate Seneca chromosome 4, SaNama_1.0, whole genome shotgun sequence genomic window carries:
- the LOC120045672 gene encoding chromobox protein homolog 2-like: protein MEGVTVGQVFDAECILNKRPRKGKFEYLVKWRGWSSKHNSWEPEENILDPRLMAAFHKREQERELLFGKRGKRPRGRPRKILEPEPTETKSDRSSSSSSSGLSSSPSASSSEEEDEDHGKKAKPGPRRLNLQPVLQTRPHIVVANQEPIRKKRGRKPLLPELRALRQANTRPPLPPPPLSRHHQVLRPPREPPKEEPRGGVKKPLQPASFTYTSLSASRGSRDETAPQRAAGGAFFQAGASKPGPLNSIWSGRSMSTITPSSPSSSSSLSRPPPPHSKGLSDLKRSLSVFDAGNSSGRAEGLKVASSVKPGVSTSTSLGLHSSKTSSGFGGSPAACSPAQRSPAGQRRQQESPGSQAVVVVQQQGAKPSSSPPLSARDRISQALSLRALNLQSVNKRAPGNGLQGYGTSGTTGVAVSRSSLRSGASQAGKGAGGSIKEMHTSSGLDQSLASGGLGAGVLRSGSIPQAREERGERGKTTGAETEREMDSKGPRGVGSGNGRLERGGSAQGGMSSAGGGGSSAAREEDRRSEQSLNERNSRSIENSRTLNELSTGDSDDTSSSESEEPDSSPYPNNNGPRLVSMETEMETDWRPALSLLEHVFVTDVTANFVTVTVKESPTSVGFFNVRNP, encoded by the exons ATGGAGGGGGTAACTGTAGGGCAGGTATTTGACGCCGAATGCATCCTCAACAAACGCCCAAGAAAG GGGAAGTTTGAGTATTTGGTGAAGTGGAGAGGGTGGTCGTCCAA GCATAACAGTTGGGAGCCAGAAGAGAATATTCTGGACCCCAGATTAATGGCTGCCTTCCACAAGAG agagcaagagagggagctACTGTTCGGTAAGAGAGGGAAGAGGCCAAGGGGGCGCCCACGGAAAATTCTG GAACCAGAGCCAACTGAAACCAAATCCGACcggtcctcctcatcctcttcatccggcctgtcctcctctccctctgcctcttccTCAGAAGAGGAAGATGAAGACCATGGGAAGAAGGCCAAACCAGGTCCTCGGCGCCTCAACCtccagcctgtcctccagacgAGGCCCCATATTGTGGTGGCCAATCAGGAGCCCATCCGGAAAAAGCGCGGGAGGAAACCGCTGCTCCCCGAGCTGAGGGCTTTGAGACAGGCAAATACCCGGCcgcccctgcctccccctcctctttctcgcCACCACCAGGTCCTCAGGCCCCCCCGTGAGCCCCCCAAAGAGGAACCTCGAGGGGGGGTGAAGAAGCCTCTACAGCCGGCCAGTTTCACCTACACCAGCCTGAGCGCCAGCCGGGGCTCCAGAGATGAGACGGCACCCCAGCGGGCTGCTGGAGGGGCCTTCTTCCAGGCAGGGGCCTCCAAACCTGGGCCGCTGAACTCCATATGGTCGGGTCGCTCCATGTCGACcatcaccccctcctctccatcctcctcttcttctctcagcAGACCTCCCCCACCTCACAGTAAGGGATTGTCAGATCTGAAGCGCTCCCTCTCCGTCTTCGACGCCGGCAACAGCAGTGGCCGAGCAGAAGGGCTTAAGGTGGCGTCCTCTGTAAAACCAGGGGTGTCTACATCAACATCACTTGGTCTCCACAGCTCCAAGACCTCCAGCGGGTTCGGTGGCTCTCCGGCGGCTTGTAGCCCAGCTCAACGCTCCCCAGCTGGGCAGAGGAGGCAGCAGGAGAGCCCTGGAAGTCAGGCGGTGGTGGTGGTTCAGCAGCAGGGAGCcaagccctcctcctctccacctctctcggCTAGAGACCGCATCAGTCAGGCCCTCAGCCTCCGAGCTCTCAACCTGCAGAGCGTCAACAAACGGGCGCCCGGCAATGGTCTCCAGGGATACGGAACCTCCGGCACCACTGGAGTTGCAGTTTCAAGGTCGAGCCTGAGAAGCGGTGCCAGCCAGGCAGGAAAAGGAGCAGGAGGAAGCATTAAAGAGATGCACACATCGTCTGGGCTAGACCAGAGCCTGGCGTCCGGAGGGTTAGGGGCAGGGGTGCTGCGCTCTGGAAGCATTCCACAagccagagaggagaggggggagagagggaagaccACAGGggcagagactgagagagagatggacagcaaAGGGCCAAGGGGTGTAGGGAGCGGTAATGGAagattggagagaggggggagtgcaCAGGGAGGTATGTCGTCGGCCGGGGGAGGTGGATCAAGCGCGgctagagaggaggacaggaggtcagAACAGAGCCTTAACGAGCGGAACTCCCGGAGCATCGAGAACTCTCGGACCCTTAACGAGCTCAGCACAGGTGACTCAGATGACACCAGCAGCAGCGAATCAGAAGAGCCCGACTCCTCCCCTTATCCCAACAACAACGGGCCCCGCCTGGTCTCTATGGAGACGGAAATGGAGACGGACTGGCGGCCGGCACTTAGCCTTCTAGAACACGTGTTTGTCACGGACGTCACCGCCAACTTCGTCACAGTAACAGTGAAGGAGTCCCCAACCAGTGTTGGGTTCTTCAACGTCCGCAATCCCTAA
- the LOC120046687 gene encoding hormone-sensitive lipase-like, which translates to MDWIAVFTSLEAVCEENITALSGPPDLPYGDMSRRLVTCMRRIQDHGRALEPVVSGITAVYHHYDFDSDTPGNGYRTLVKVLQSCLLHIIHNGRYIAANCHRAFFRADHNASEMEAYGSVLCQLRALLYIAQGMLHDNSPGQLYGEQDGELSRRLVREYASMHKACFYGRCLGFQFSSSLRPILQSLIISMVSFGESYEKQHSGLGMAAFSLLTSGKYVIDPELRGEEYERITQNLDMKFWKSFWNLTESELVSGFASLTSTLVQVNLTLTIPPEPLLLPLVSDPRLSTPVSPPVAHWGPGPVNMRLISYELREGQDSKELLAFARTEAPPISLSLVPFGAQKRPPSPWLLIHFHGGGFVSQTSKSHENYLKSWSKDLNVPILSVDYSLAPEAPFPRALEECFYAYCWALKNCHLLGSTAERVCLAGDSAGGNLCITVSMRAIACGVRIPDGIMAAYPATLLTIEASPSRLLTSFDLLLPLGVLSKCINAYTGVDSETVQPTEGISTLSALGRDTASLISDLSHGASKWIQSFIPAEVLGSWSSSHRRSLDNEAHQRSVLPSSSDSSSGPRDYPEGFEPLRSERLSVIQTPSCPTVKNPFVSPLLASDDLLRGLPPVHLVASALDALLDDSVMFARKLQNMGQPVTLRVVEDLPHGFLSLSGFAEEIKVASDICVERIREVFQQKTLPSCIRK; encoded by the exons ATGGATTGGATAGCTGTGTTCACATCCTTGGAGGCGGTGTGTGAGGAAAACATCACTGCTCTGTCTGGGCCTCCTGACTTGCCATATGGCGACATGTCCAGGCGCTTGGTGACATGCATGAGAAGGATTCAGGACCATGGTCGTGCCCTGGAACCTGTGGTTTCTGGCATCACTGCAGTCTACCACCACTATGACTTTGACTCCGATACCCCTGGGAATGGGTATCGCACACTGGTCAAG GTGTTGCAGTCTTGCCTTCTGCACATCATCCACAACGGCCGCTACATTGCCGCTAACTGCCACAGGGCCTTCTTCAGGGCCGACCACAACGCCTCAGAGATGGAAGCCTATGGCAGTGTCCTGTGTCAGCTACGGGCCCTCCTCTACATTGCCCAGGGAATGCTCCACGACAACAGTCCCGGGCAGCTGTACGGAGAGCAGGACGGAGAGCTGAGCAGGAGGTTGGTGAGGGAGTATGCTTCCATGCACAAGGCCTGCTTCTACGGCCGCTGCCTGGGCTTTCAG TTCTCATCTTCCCTTCGTCCGATCCTGCAGTCATTAATCATAAGCATGGTCTCGTTTGGAGAGAGCTACGAAAAACAGCATTCCGGGTTAG GCATGGCAGCATTCTCCCTCCTTACCTCTGGGAAGTATGTCATCGATCCAGAGCTGAGAGGAGAAGAATATGAGCGGATCACCCAGAACTTGGACATGAAGTTCTGGAAGTCCTTCTGGAACCTCACCGAATCAGAGCTTGTATCG GGCTTTGCCAGTTTAACCTCTACCCTAGTGCAGGTGAACCTCACCCTGACCATACCCCCTGAACCGCTACTCCTCCCCCTGGTCTCAGACCCCCGTCTCTCTACCCCTGTGTCCCCGCCAGTGGCCCACTGGGGCCCTGGACCTGTCAACATGCGCCTCATCTCCTATGAGCTTCGAGAAGGACAG gACAGTAAAGAGCTGCTAGCCTTTGCTCGTACAGAAGCTCCACCCATTTCCCTGTCTTTAGTACCGTTTGGTGCCCAGAAGCGTCCTCCCTCCCCCTGGCTGTTGATCCACTTCCATGGAGGAGGCTTCGTGTCCCAGACCTCCAAATCCCATGAG AACTATCTGAAGAGCTGGTCCAAGGATCTGAATGTCCCCATCCTGTCTGTGGATTACTCCTTGGCTCCTGAGGCCCCCTTTCCCAGAGCCCTGGAGGAGTGCTTCTACGCCTACTGTTGGGCCCTCAAGAACTGCCATCTTTTGG GCTCCACTGCTGAGCGTGTGTGTCTGGCTGGGGACAGTGCTGGGGGGAACCTTTGCATCACTGTGTCCATGAGGGCCATTGCCTGCGGTGTGCGCATCCCTGATGGTATTATGGCTGCATATCCTGCTACCCTGCTCACCATTGAAGCCTCGCCCTCCCGCCTTCTCACCAGCTTTGACCTACTGCTGCCCTTAGGGGTGCTCTCCAAGTGTATCAACGCCTACACAG gtgtagaCTCTGAGACGGTTCAGCCTACAGAGGGGATCAGCACGTTGAGCGCTCTAGGTAGAGACACAGCCTCGCTGATCAGTGACCTCTCACATGGGGCGTCCAAATGGATCCAGTCCTTCATTCCCGCCGAGGTCCTAGGGTCATGGTCATCATCACACCGGAGGTCCTTGGACAACGAGGCCCACCAGAGATCAGTGTTGCCATCTTCATCCGACTCCTCCTCAGGCCCCAGGGACTACCCAGAAGGCTTTGAGCCCCTGCGCTCCGAGCGCCTGTCTGTAATCCAGACGCCTAGCTGTCCCACCGTCAAGAACCCGTTTGTGTCACCCCTGCTAGCCTCTGACGACCTACTGCGTGGACTACCACCTGTACACTTAGtg GCCTCTGCACTGGATGCCTTGTTGGATGACTCTGTGATGTTCGCCAGGAAACTGCAGAATATGGGCCAACCAGTGACCCTGAGGGTGGTGGAGGACCTCCCACATGGCTTCCTTAGCCTATCGGGATTCGCAGAGGAGATAAAGGTGGCCTCCGACATCTGCGTAGAGCGAATCAGAGAGGTCTTCCAGCAGAAAACTCTGCCTTCCTGTATTCGCAAGTGA